The Macaca nemestrina isolate mMacNem1 chromosome 1, mMacNem.hap1, whole genome shotgun sequence genome contains the following window.
GCAGAGAGTGGCTGAAAGCAGTTTGCATTGGTAAGGATGCAAAGGAGACAGAAATTAAAATTCAGTACCTTCTAAAAAAATGGTGCCTCTCAGATTGGGAGCCCCAGAAGTCTATAGCCTAGGAATGTGGGCAAACCAGATATAGACTGAGTCTTCCCATCAGTGCAAGCAAAGGTGGGTGGGATGGGAGTTTGGAAGGTAAAAATTGACTTCATATTAAATGAAACCCCTACACATTGCTACTGCAAGGGAAAGGAAGCAAGTATCGCATTgagatatattatttattatgtattaaaAGGTAATACAACATGATACTAAATTTATTAGTCATACTTAGATGATCATTCTCCAGTTGTAGGCACTATACTCTTGAAAGAATGTAGGAAGTGAAAACCTGGAGAGTTCCTAAAAAGGAACAGTAAGAATCagtagaagttaaaaaaaaaaattaaggaaaagccACAAGAATTGTTTTCATTGAAATTGTCTGCTGAGAAAACGTTTTGATGTTTTCAAGGAGAGGTATACTTAGGTTATTTTACTGTGGTTAGAAATTGGTTGACAATATAAGCAAAAGGGTACACAAACATTAGAGCTGGCTGTTGAGGGGTGGCCTCCACTGATATAGAGACCTCCAGGGTGAAACAGGCAGCCTTGCATTGATTGTGGCTATCAGAAAGCAGGGCTTCCTTGGGTTCTGTAGCTACTTCCACATTCTAATTCTGTGATTGTGACTCAAGAGCTGGCAACCTGAGTCTTCTCCATAGCACTATTGTTGATGTCCCAGTGACATGGGATTTGAGCTCTGGCATTTGAGCTCTGCCATGTTCCTGCCTTCATGACTCTCAAAACTTGTGGAAGCAAAATTGCTTCCTGACTTCTGAAGGAATATTCCCTGGGAACTTTATAAGAACCTTATCTCAactataagaaacaaaaatacttaCCCCTTAGCTCAGTTTAAACCCCATTTgttatcattcatttatttcatcatttgCCTGTTTTTTCTAAACACTTGTGGGACCTCCACATCCTCCTCATAAcaacaccccccaccccactccccgcACTTGCTGCATCTTTCCTTTACCCAGTGGATTGTTGGGTCCTCATGGCTGAGGAAGTTGTATGCTTCACTCTTTACTTCCTGGTAGGCTCTGCTCTTGAGATTCTATCCTCCTACAGGATCTTCACTAATAATCTAATCTCTGTAAGCCGTAATTTTGTTTCAATTCTTTAGGTAGCTTTGGAGAAAAGCCTGGCCATTGTGGAGACGTAGACATCTTTCTTCTCTGTCCTTCCTTTCAAAGACAGCTGTAAGAGAACTCTTCATGAGAAAATGTCCCAGCTGAAGGCTGGGATGCATCAGCCCTCAGAGAAGAAGGGACCTGCTGAGAAGGAAGTGAGTGAGCAGAAGCCTCAGCCTGAGGAAGCAGAATTCTCCTCTGTATCCCGCAGTGGGTAAGAGATTTCCCACTATCAGCATTAAGTCATCGATCGTCAGAGTAGCTTTCAGGGCCTGCAGCCAGCCTCCATACCTTAATTGTAGGACTTTCTCTTAACACCTTCCTGGAAATTTCTTTAGAGAAAAATCTATTAAAGTTTTATTAGTAATGACTTTATATTATTCAGAGAAATTTGGTTTTATTCTAACTAACATTGCATGTATTCACCAAATATATGGTCTTCATGGTTACCTGAGCTGGAAATCTTCTAGTCACGTGAGTGGTCTCTCTTCTGGATCCCCAGGAGCATGTAGGAATCTCCTATTTCTTCATATGTTGCTCCGGTGAATGCTGAACCATCCCAGTTCCCGAGGAGGTAGATTTATACAGAGGCCCCTCCATTCTACTCCATCCCCTATGGAAACTCAGGTCCTGGCTTCTGGAATGGCAATTTTGATaagctcaattttaaaaataagcttgcAGAATTGTCAAATAGAGGCCCATTGGCTAGATTTGTCAGTTAGTTTTTAATGGCCATTTTCCTATAGCTTTTTGGAAGCATTTAAATAATATGGGGTTAATCCATTATGCATTTGCCTGTGAGCACCAGTTACTGAAATACTAAGTTACTGAAATCACTAATTTGTCTAAGTGGTTGGTGCACAGCTTTGGAAGTGATTCAAATCCTGCTTCATGCTCCATTAGGTCACTGCCCAATATATTCCACTTAAATTTCACTGACCCAGAGAATAATGTTAGTTAGAGGTAAAATAactctaggccaggtgcagtggctcacgcctgtaatctcagcgctttgggaggttgaggtgggcggatcacttgaggtcaggagttggagacagcctggccaatattgtgaaatcccttctctactaaaaatacaaaaattagctgggcatggtggtgggctcctgtaatcccagctactcagaaggctgaggcagaagaattacttgaacccgggaggcggaaattgcagtgagccaagatcgcaccactgcactccagcctggatgacagagcgagattccatctcaaacaaaacaaaacacccaaaaaACTCAAGAGTCAGTTAGTCTCATTTCATCATTTTAGAACGAGAACACTTAGGCCCTAAGAGACAGTCATTTGATCAAAGTTGCATAATAGCCTCTGGCAGAGATAACATTAGAATCCTGTGCTCTCGCAAAGCCTACACTACACCtactttatcaaatatatttttaaaaattatactcctgtgatcattctttttttaatagactttttaagagcagttttaagttcacagcaaaattgagtggaaagtaaCAGAGTTCCCATATGCCCCTTACCCATGCACAGACATAGCCTCCCTCACTATCCACATCTTGCCCCCGAGTGAtaacatttgttacaattgatgaacctacgTTAACTCATCATCACCCGAAGTCCACAGTTTACAGTGGGGTTCATTCTTGGTGGTGTATATCCTATAGGTTTTGACACAAgtataaatgtataatgacatgtatccactatTATAATGAATGACTACTctctgccctaaaaatcctctgtgctctgcttaTTCGTTCTCCTTTTCACCCTAacacctggcaaccactgatctttttactgtctccactgTTTTACCTATTCCATAGTGTCATATAGTCAgagtcatacagtatgtagcttttttagattggcttctttcacctagTAATACACACTTAAGTTTCTTTCATGTCATCATGGCTtcataactcatttctttttagtaccagataatattccattgaCTGCATGTACCAAAATgaatccattcacctactgaaggacatcttggttgcttccaagtttttgcagttatgaataaagctgctataaacatcatgtgcaggtttttgtgtgaagtTAAGTTTTTacctcatttgggtaaatactaagGAGCAGATTGCTAGGTCATTTGGTAACAGTATGTTTAGTTTCACAAGAAaatgccaaactgtcttccaaagtggctgtactattttgcattcccaccagcaatgaatgaagatacctgttgttccacatccttaccagcatttggtgttatcaGTGTACTGGATtttgccattctaataggtgtagagtggtatctcattgttttaatttgcatttccctaatgacatgatgttgagcatcctttcatattattattaccgtcatctttggtgaggtgtctgttcagggttttttgctcattttttatggtgttgttcattttcttattgttgagtttaagagttctttgtgtatttggCATAATAGTCCTTTAccagatatgtcttttgcaattattttctcccagtgtgttgtcttctcattctctcgatgtgtcttttgcagagcagaagtttttaattttaatgaagtccagattatcagttatttcttttatggatcatgcctTTTGTGTTATATCTGAAAAGTAATCATAtaactgggctcagtggctcacacctataatcacaggctttggaaggctgaggcaagaggatcacttgagcccaagggtttggctgcagtaagccataatcACACCATGATCACACCATGGTGTGAttatgctgcagtgagccatgatcatgccctccaacaaataaataaaataatttatttatttaaagactgtctctaaattaaaattggtattgcattgaatctttagatcaataaataaaataaataaaaagtcatcaccaaacacaaggtcatctagattttctgcTGTTGTTATCTTTTAGGGGTTTATAatcattttctgttttacatttaagcctatgatccattttgagtaagTTTTCATGAAGAATGTgaagtctgtgtctagattcactttttttgcatgtggatgtccagttgttccagcaccatttgttgaaaataccaTCTTTTGTCCATTGCCCTTGtccctttgtcaaagatcaatctGCTATATTTTGGAGTCTTCTggaatctctattctgttccactgactTATTTGTCTATTCCTTCACAAATCTCATACTGtcctgattactgtagctttacagtAAGTCTTGAAACCAGGTCAAATCAGCCCTCTGTTCcttttcaatattgtgttggccattctgggtcttttgcctctctATGTAAACCTTAGCATCTATTAGTTGATATTCACAAGATTtatttgctgagattttgattggtattgcattgaatcttcagatcaagttgggaagaactgacgtCTTGACAATATTTAGTCTTCCTGTTCATGAACACAGAATATCTCTCTGTGTATTTAGTGCTTCTGTGATCTCaacagagttttgtagttttcctcatacagatcttgtacatgttttgttagattttacCTTGACATAATCACTTACTAGTTTCAGGAGATTTTTGTTGAcaattctttcatattttctttcttttctttttctttttcttttctttcttttttttttgaatcagtgtctcgctttgtcgctcagggtggagtgcagagtggcatgatctcagctcactgcaacctccgcttcctgggttcaagcacttctcctgcctcagcctcccaaggattacaagtgcatgtcaccacccccggctaatttttgtattttcagtaaagataggtttcaccatgttggagaTTTTGTATAATACATAGATAACTGCATCATgtgtgaacaaagacagttttagtTCGTCTTTTCTAATCTGTATACCATTTATTTCCTTTGCTTATCTTACTGCAttagctaggatttccagtatgatgttgaaaaggagtggtaagagaggaaATCCTTGCCTTATTGTTGATGTTAGTGAGAAAGCTTCTAGTTTCTAGTATGACGTTAGTGTAGAGTTTctatagatgttctttatcaagttgaggaagttctcctctATTCCCactttgttgagagtttttatgatgaatgagtgttgaattttgtcaaatgctttttcttcatctattaatatgatcatgtgatttttcttctttagcaagTGGCAGGGAAAATGACAATCTCAGAAGGGATCTTTCACATAAagattgttttcatttccttcattccttttacCATATTCAGGACACTAAACATATGCTAGAATTCAGTGTGTGGCCTCCTTTGGTGATACTCTCAAGTCCCTTCTCCTAAATTGCTATAACCTATCAGTTATTCCTATCcaactttacttctttttttctactttaggAAGTATCATTCCTTGATTCAGGATCAGGCTCGAGAGTTAACCCATCTACGGCAGAAGATGAAGCTTGGCAGAGTGACCTCTGAGCTTCTCATTCAGCATGTCAAGAACACAGTAAAGGCCTTTGAGGAGCTACTCCACAGCAATAACATTGACCACTATATGGAGCAGCACTTCCGCGAGCAGCTGGCCAAAGGAAGCCAGCTGGCAGAGAGCCTTGCCAGAAAATTCAGCACGGGTAAGTTGGCTGCAGAGCTTAGGAAGATTTTCAGTCTTTCCCAAGGTCCTAAGTTCACAGGATCCCACCCCCATTCACAAGTCACTTTTCAACTGGTGTCCTGCTTTGTAATTACCACCTTAAGACCATGACAGAGTCAGGACTGGCTGGTGAGGAGCTCCAAGAAGAAGGGTTGAGGATGCCATGATGACCACCAGCACCTCCATCCCTCATGGAATATGACTGTGAGGGCAGGAGGCATCCCCGGGGATGATGGTATTTATTTGAAACTAATTGGCAGAAAGACAGAAGGATCAAGGGCAGCTGAACTGGGAAGGGCCCTGAACTGGGAATCCAAAGACCTTACCTCTAGCTTATATGTGTTCCTTACTAGCTCTGGACaggttaatatttattttgatttctatttctctacctaaaaaattaagtcaaataaTACCAGTCCTTGAATGTTGCATTATTGTTCTAGGGATTAAATAAGTAACATTAATCAGCGcacttcaaaaaaatgaaaaagaatcatGTTGACTTTGGCATGGTTTAGGCGCTGTGTGTACTAGTACAAGGTGTTGAGATAATTAGCTGTTTCAGGAGCCTTTTACATGAAATTTCTCCCTGAGGACCCAAGGGCACATAGTAGCAGAGGGCGAGTTCACTGTGCTGTCTCCTCATGGCAGGTGGGACAGGGATGTCTATCATCTTGGAGAAGGGAGAAGGTTCTGCATGAAATCTATGGTGGAACACACAGCCAGGCGTTTGGGTGCTGGCCTTGTGCCAGGACTTGGAGGCTTTGACTGGAGTGGTCCAGAGGGCAGCTGGATACGTGTCCCATGATCTGTgggaataaagacatttttagctTTTTGCTGTGACTCAGGGCAAAGCAAGTAGAGATGATGACCTTCATGGTGGGCTCAGGAAAGCCTGCCAGGCAAGCTCTCTAAAGACTCAACCCAAGATCTGGGAAAATTCAGAGTATCCTGGAATCAAGGCAAGCATCAGGTAGTTAGGTCTCTGGTCCCAGATAGAACTCCGTGTTTGTCTGCAGTCTGGGAAATGAGACCCACTTAAAGCATGACTGGTCCTTTTGAATTTTGTTCTCAGATGACTGTACAACTAAGAAGAATCAAGTAGGACAGGTGCCTTCGACTCTCAGGTAACTCCAAATTTTCAGGGACTATCGAAGATGTAATCTGGTGAAGGATCCAGAAGCAAGAGCCAGAAGCTCAAAGAAATAGTAGCATACATGGCcagtaaaaaaacaaatagcttatttattcattaaaccaTTATGTATCCTTAGTGATAAGGCagtctcacttttaaaaatttttaaaaaatgtattattcttttattttcaccaATTAATTCACCAGTGTAGTAATATAGAGCTGCTCTAACCTATCTGGGTCTTAGGAGTCTTCTGAACCTCCAGGGATTTCCCTTATTTAAAGACCAGAGTAAGATTATATCTGATTTCTTCAAGGGTGACCCAAGGAGTGCTGGAAGATGTTAAACAGCTACAAATTTTCCTTGCAAACAAAAGTTTATACTGTGTCTCTATACTTAGGGAAGGAGATCTAGAAACTGCAAGACACCAGTGAGGCTACATTGCCCGGGGAATCTGTTTTAAACGGCCTACGgcaaatactatttaaaaaactATGTTCACAGAGTgagttgaactttttttttctttttacattttttaaaatttatttttgagatgaggtcttgctctgttgctcaggctggaatgcagtggcacgatcactgctcactgcatccttgacctcctgggctcaagtgatcctcctcagcctcctgagtagctgggactacaggtgcacaccactacacccagctcattttttatttttattttttgtagacagagggTCTCTACTATGTTTCTCAatttggtcttgaattcctgggctcaagcaattctcctgccttggcctcccagattgctgggattacaggcatgcgccaccatgcccatacCTGGAGTTGAACTCTTATGGGTCTCTGGGTGTCTTGTGAAGGAAGCATGAGTGTTATTTAAAGGGCCCGTTAAGGCTTCTCTTTTCCTCAGGATGTTTGTAGCCAATGCACCAGACAACTGCTGCTCTCCCTGCCCCCTGCCTTCCCTCCATACTCTATCCCTAAACAGAGATGAATTGTTTGGCTTCTCCTCTGAAGGAATGATCCTCTTGACCTCCCCTTTACTTCTCCTGTGAGCCTCCAGATTAGTACAGCTGTGGCATTAGGtggcctttattttttcttccttcttaccCCACTAGTATCTTGAGGAAGATGCATAATATGAGTAAAGTGACAGAAGTCCTAGAGACCAAGCGGGATGCCCAGTCCCAGACTCAGCCCCAGATCTGGTGCAACAACCACACCCGGTCTGCCCCACATCACTCCCTGAGCAGCACGTCTCCACAGCTTGACAAGCAGGAAGTGCGTCCTTCAGTGACTGTAGTCAGTGAGTACCCACATGGTTCCAGTTTTTCGGTGCTCACACATTATCTAGGCCAAGAGGTGGCATCTTTGCAGCTGGGCCCTATAGATCCACCGTGATGCACCTAGTCGGACATAGCTATGGGACTCAGTGCTCAGCATAAGCCCCAAAGGTTTCTGGTAGCTTTTCTCCATTCCCAGTCTCACATGTCATCAGTCACTAGATCCTCTCTGACACATACATGGTGTTGGACTTGGGGGGCATGAGTTGGGAAGGGGAGAAAGGGGGCAAATAGTTCCTCTTCACTGCACACAATTATGTCATCTTTCAAACTAGGGACATGAGTGTTGCTAACATTGTGCACCTGATCCTGGAATCCCTGGGGTAAACAGCCACAGTTCCTACTTTTTGTTCACCACTAAAATCACCTTTATCATTTGTGAATTTACAGACCCCATCCATCATCCTAATAAGTTTGCTATAACACCCTCTAAACCATCAGTAAATGGGGACATTCTGTGAGGTTCAAGCTGAGTATATCACCAACCAGCATAGCATGTCCCTCCTGAGAATTTCCCTGAGAGGGTCCTTGGGGTAGCCTTGGTAGAGATGGGAAGAAGAGATTGAGTTTTTTTCTCCTGCTcagttttctctttaattttcctCCTGAGAAAAGTGTTTGAAGTTTTAGGCCAGTATGAATCAAATCCTAATGTGGACAATAccaggaaattatttttagtCCCTGGCTGTAGCTGATGTTTTTTTC
Protein-coding sequences here:
- the LOC105478981 gene encoding myomegalin isoform X2; this encodes MSQLKAGMHQPSEKKGPAEKEVSEQKPQPEEAEFSSVSRSGKYHSLIQDQARELTHLRQKMKLGRVTSELLIQHVKNTVKAFEELLHSNNIDHYMEQHFREQLAKGSQLAESLARKFSTDDCTTKKNQVGQVPSTLSILRKMHNMSKVTEVLETKRDAQSQTQPQIWCNNHTRSAPHHSLSSTSPQLDKQEVRPSVTVVNASAATSADSAALPSNQGARSAQPFHPSSGTGQLSRTLEHRSSGPWEEMRPQKMNASGDLASFSCLYQPNSETSVPADLLEKNLAEIQKLRQRLEESVSLNDRLRERLEHVLSNGDQGKGTAQSTVAPRSYTQSHSSSYGEDIL
- the LOC105478981 gene encoding myomegalin isoform X1, whose amino-acid sequence is MEFPSLVSAKAGKADNLGLAINSCKRTLHEKMSQLKAGMHQPSEKKGPAEKEVSEQKPQPEEAEFSSVSRSGKYHSLIQDQARELTHLRQKMKLGRVTSELLIQHVKNTVKAFEELLHSNNIDHYMEQHFREQLAKGSQLAESLARKFSTDDCTTKKNQVGQVPSTLSILRKMHNMSKVTEVLETKRDAQSQTQPQIWCNNHTRSAPHHSLSSTSPQLDKQEVRPSVTVVNASAATSADSAALPSNQGARSAQPFHPSSGTGQLSRTLEHRSSGPWEEMRPQKMNASGDLASFSCLYQPNSETSVPADLLEKNLAEIQKLRQRLEESVSLNDRLRERLEHVLSNGDQGKGTAQSTVAPRSYTQSHSSSYGEDIL